The Desulfofalx alkaliphila DSM 12257 genome contains a region encoding:
- the rpmH gene encoding 50S ribosomal protein L34, which yields MPKRTFQPKKRKRKRLHGFLKRMATKGGRNVIKRRRLKGRKRLSA from the coding sequence TTGCCTAAGCGTACTTTTCAACCCAAAAAACGCAAGCGTAAAAGATTACATGGCTTCTTAAAGCGCATGGCTACAAAAGGCGGTCGCAATGTAATAAAGCGGAGAAGACTTAAAGGTAGAAAGAGATTATCAGCATAA